From the genome of Stigmatopora nigra isolate UIUO_SnigA chromosome 2, RoL_Snig_1.1, whole genome shotgun sequence:
AATATGGCAGTAGTGGTCACATCCTTGGAGTGCTACATGATGAATAACAGTCAGGGCAGCTGAAGGACATATGCTTCAATTGCCTGCAACATGGAGACAAAACAAGCATTACATCAGTGGTCAGATTTGAAATCATTGATGTGAAAGTAATCAACATGTATACTATAATCTCATAATATTGCAGATATTTTCAAAATTGTTTGACCAACACTGTGCAagcatctaaaaaatatatttaataaatgaaaatgctgGACTTTTTTCTATCTCCAATATTAAACTTGcaaaaatgagtttttcaatttattattaatgtattgGCTGCCCATGAAGGTGAACGGCATCCaattatttaaattacatttaaaaaaaattaatttccgTGTGTTGTCAGCCCTTCCAGTTCAACTGGATTGGAACTCTACTactgacaaactcatttaaagtcACAACAGAAGGATGGAAACATCCCTATGAGTGGCTGTAACATTAGGGCTTATAGCAATTGGCAACCTAGGCACACACCCTGAAACAGGACATAGGTTGTTATGAATTTACTTTggacaaaacaaacattcaaactGGCTCTAGcaatgttttattcatgttaAGAAAGCAATGAGCAGAGCAGGACACATTCACTAAGCTTGAATTTGAGCATCTAAATAAGATTAACAGCTTTGCTTAGTCTGATAAATGCCAGTTAACATTTTGGTCAACactaaagacaaaaacaacGATGACTTTCCTCACCTTTGCTAGATCTCCAGTAGAACCTGAAAGCAGACATAACCTGGACCCATCCTTCCACAAGTCCCTTAGATGTTGCTTCAAGACTATAATGTTCCTGTAGTGGgtaggaagaaagaaagaaaaatcaccAAAACGGGATGCATTGACTCTGGCCTTTATCCACCTACAAGCAACTTGCATTAAATAGCAGTGTCATAACATGCCAGTCTTATCTCACTTGTCCAGCTTTGACATCATGAGACAAGTACTAACAAGCTATACTATTAAAGGATCGTGCAATATCAGCATATTGTGACTGTTTTCCCCCACTTCATAGCATTTAGTTTTACTGTATCAGTATTCTTAGTTTATCAATAGCAGCATACAAAGGTGCTTGGAGATTAGTGTAAAATCTCCAATAATTTTCTGTGTGACGTCCGGATCAATATGCAGTTCCCACCTGGTGTCCAAACTGTCCCGCAGTTGTTTCTCTGTTTTTGAAAGGTCTGGCCACCATTTCCGGATGACAGCCTGAACCCAGTGTAAACCCACAATTATCTGTCTAATAAAAGGACAGAACACATAAATGTCAACAATGTATTTGATTTGAGAAGACGTACAAGAATTGTTGCAGGtgctttttttaacttctttAACAGGAGATATCATATAAAATATACGTGTgggaaaattcatatttttgtttgaaaGAGTCAAATCAATACTTACTCTTCGTAATTACTGGAAAGAACCACTTTTACTTGGGGTATGAGGTCAACACAGCATCCAAGTGAAAAATATGGTGCTTCCGTCTGGAGGCTGATAAAACACACAAACTTAAAACGagcaaataataaaatagaacagaaaactatttaaatagatattatattattattactcaGCACTTTCAACCAAAATTGCATGCTGTTTCAAACCCTAAAATGCCATAATTGTTAATCATATTCTCATCAAATGTACACTGActacaaatttgaaaaaagtacATGGATATTACATTGTGGCAGCAATCTGAGCAAGCTATTTTTATGACCACTGTAATTTTTAGGAGTTTCTTAGATTGTGctccattttgaaatgtataaTGTCACATGAGAATATTCTAATGAACTTCTGGTAAAGTCAACAGACTCACTTGTTTGTTATGACAGGTAACAGGTCAAGCAGCACTCCTTTGTCTTGAATTCTACATATCAAATGGTATTAATGACAGGTCaataaattttaaatgcaacaataacaaaataggctataaataataataataaaatattatacaCAATCAGATAAGCCACTAATTCAATGGGATTTCTTCGCCATAGTGTGAGGGCCACTTTAAGTCGTAGATTTCTTCCAAAGAGAATGTGAGTCACTGCTTCGTGATCCTTTGATAACTATGGAGTAACAAAATCGAAAGCCTGTTAATAAAGTACAACACGGTTTGGAGTTGAACCTTTAACAAGTATTCTAACCTCAGTAAAATCACTGTATTTAGAGCTGGGACCTGCCATCTGAGAGGCCTCGGAGACATTCACAGACAGCCTGCACTTATCTTTGTAGCAATTGCCCCTCACATCCGAGCATGTCACCTCGTTTTCTTTGTTGGCCATGCCGGGCTTACGGGCTTGGTCAACATTGAATGTTCTACACTGCAACTTCAAGGCCACCTCCTGGGCTAGAGAAGACTTCCTCTTGCAAATAGAGGACCTCTTTTCCTTGCCTGGACTGTGTACTTTGCAGTGCACCTGGTTTCTGGAAATAAGAGAAAACATAGAGGATGACTTCAAGTGAAGAATCAGAATTCAAGACTATGACAGTTCATTGTAAAAGTTAGGTgactaaaaagggaaaaattgaATGACACAGCTGTCGACATGGAGCAACGACTCACCTTTTCTTATCTAATTCGTCCTTATTTCTAATATCCACCTAAAACAGAAGGATAGGGGATGAGGGCCACTATTGCTATGCATCTACCGCAACAATAGCACAGCACTATAGTCACCAGGAATATCTCAACAATCTCACTATTTACACAATAAGGCATTGCTACTAGAATGCACACAACATACCTGCTTCATGGTCTTTGAAAGATGCAGGTGAAGTCACAAAAGGCCattgggatttttctttttgaccTTGGAGAATTGCCTTAGATAGACAAACATATCACGCCTCACAAATTAGATAGACTgtacaaaagggggaaaacaaggGAGGATGCGTCAGATATATAATTGTTGATCATCGGATGTGTTTTTCAAACAAATCAGGCTACAGTTAGAAGTATAAAGATTACAGCGAGAAAAAGTGCCCGACAAAAACAACATGACTAAAGCAAATAACATTGGTTTGCTGCTGGTGATATTAGCAGTAGCCTTACTAGCTTAACAAGTATCCTCCTTACAGTAGCATATTTTCCCCAACCGCGTTGACAACATCGTCGCAGTAGTGGATTTTTATAACGTATCATTCGCAACACTCCAATTCGCAA
Proteins encoded in this window:
- the katnbl1 gene encoding KATNB1-like protein 1; this translates as MKQVDIRNKDELDKKRNQVHCKVHSPGKEKRSSICKRKSSLAQEVALKLQCRTFNVDQARKPGMANKENEVTCSDVRGNCYKDKCRLSVNVSEASQMAGPSSKYSDFTELSKDHEAVTHILFGRNLRLKVALTLWRRNPIELVAYLIVIQDKGVLLDLLPVITNNLQTEAPYFSLGCCVDLIPQVKVVLSSNYEEQIIVGLHWVQAVIRKWWPDLSKTEKQLRDSLDTRNIIVLKQHLRDLWKDGSRLCLLSGSTGDLAKAIEAYVLQLP